A window of Vigna unguiculata cultivar IT97K-499-35 chromosome 4, ASM411807v1, whole genome shotgun sequence contains these coding sequences:
- the LOC114181317 gene encoding uncharacterized protein LOC114181317 translates to MASHYELQVKLESARGLKNVNWRHGANRPYAVVWVDAKNKCSTSVDEDGDTEATWDQTLVFPLPPEPLENLTLHVDVVHAGSEEDIEPIIGSARLKLVEVLEEVGVGARVPRTLSLKRPSGRPQGNVDVNVVIRASGGYRTQDAYYAPPLGVRDYSPVSQGYGYPHQDNNSYYHSAIQTTSYAQPQTASYGHGSEYAPREEKSKFGGMGTGLAVGAVAGVLGGVALVEGVDFLEEKIADDVADNVEDDLGYDEDDF, encoded by the coding sequence ATGGCTTCCCACTACGAACTCCAAGTGAAGCTCGAGTCAGCGCGTGGATTAAAAAACGTGAACTGGCGCCACGGCGCGAACCGCCCTTACGCCGTCGTTTGGGTGGACGCTAAGAACAAGTGCTCCACCAGCGTCGACGAAGACGGCGACACCGAAGCCACTTGGGACCAAACCCTAGTTTTTCCTCTTCCTCCTGAGCCTCTTGAGAATCTGACGCTCCATGTCGACGTGGTTCACGCCGGCTCCGAGGAGGACATCGAGCCGATCATCGGCTCGGCTCGGCTCAAATTAGTTgaagttcttgaagaagttgGAGTTGGAGCGCGCGTGCCCCGCACTCTCTCACTGAAGCGCCCTTCGGGAAGACCCCAGGGGAATGTGGACGTTAATGTCGTTATAAGGGCGAGTGGTGGCTATCGTACGCAGGATGCGTATTACGCGCCTCCTTTAGGTGTAAGGGACTATTCCCCTGTGTCGCAGGGCTATGGGTACCCTCATCAggataataatagttattaccATTCTGCGATTCAAACGACGTCGTATGCACAGCCTCAAACGGCGTCGTATGGACATGGGAGTGAGTACGCGCCGCGGGAAGAGAAGAGTAAGTTTGGGGGGATGGGGACAGGATTGGCTGTGGGCGCGGTGGCTGGGGTTCTAGGTGGAGTCGCGCTGGTGGAGGGTGTTGATTTTCTAGAGGAGAAGATTGCTGATGACGTGGCAGATAATGTTGAGGATGATCTTGGATATGATGAAGATGATTTCTAG
- the LOC114180324 gene encoding protein SRC2-like, whose protein sequence is MGSRYEVEVKISSARGLKNVNWRNGENRPYVVVWVEPGNKLSTHVDENGDTEANWDQTLVIPVPPKPLEDQTLYIDVVHAVKEEEDTKPLIGSAKLKLSEILSDAGMGERVSRSLMLKRPSGRPQGKIEVTVTIRQPQPHYPPPGGYQAPAYGVRDYSPAPQGYGYPPYGAPPPQDAYYSAAPPSGYPYNAPTQGYGAAPQQGYGVPQQGYGAPPQSGYGYNAPPQTASYGQGSSAYGYAPKEEKKKSKFGGMGAGLAVGAVAGVLGGVALVEGAEYLENKIADDAAEKVEEDLGYDGDDF, encoded by the coding sequence ATGGGTTCTCGCTACGAGGTGGAAGTGAAAATCTCATCGGCGCGTGGGTTGAAGAACGTGAACTGGCGCAACGGTGAAAACCGTCCGTACGTCGTCGTTTGGGTGGAACCCGGCAACAAGCTCTCCACGCATGTGGACGAGAACGGTGACACCGAGGCCAATTGGGATCAGACTCTAGTAATTCCGGTACCGCCAAAGCCCCTCGAAGATCAAACGCTCTACATCGACGTTGTTCACGCCGTCAAAGAGGAAGAAGACACCAAGCCGCTCATCGGCTCGGCTAAGCTCAAGCTCTCCGAGATTCTCAGCGACGCCGGAATGGGTGAGCGCGTGAGCCGCAGTCTCATGCTGAAGCGTCCATCCGGCAGACCACAAGGGAAGATCGAGGTCACCGTGACCATCAGACAGCCGCAGCCGCACTATCCTCCTCCCGGTGGTTACCAAGCGCCGGCTTACGGCGTTAGGGATTATTCTCCTGCTCCGCAAGGCTATGGGTACCCTCCCTACGGTGCTCCTCCGCCACAGGATGCCTATTATTCAGCGGCGCCGCCAAGTGGGTATCCTTACAATGCGCCTACACAGGGTTACGGTGCAGCACCGCAGCAGGGCTACGGTGTGCCACAGCAGGGTTATGGTGCGCCACCTCAGAGTGGGTATGGTTATAATGCGCCTCCGCAAACGGCATCGTATGGGCAGGGGAGCAGCGCGTACGGGTACGCGCCTAAagaggagaaaaagaagagtAAGTTTGGTGGAATGGGAGCGGGATTGGCTGTGGGTGCGGTCGCTGGGGTTCTAGGTGGAGTCGCGCTAGTGGAGGGTGCTGAGTATCTGGAAAATAAGATTGCTGATGATGCGGCGGAGAAGGTTGAGGAAGATCTTGGTTACGATGGTGATGACTTCTAG